Genomic segment of Iocasia fonsfrigidae:
AAAGACAGGTATATTGGAGGCCTCATTTATTGTTCATTTTACTGCTGTAATTGTCCTGTTAATTTTTATTCTTATAAATTTGAATAAAATTAATATCCCCCAATGGAGAAAAATCCCCTGGTATCTTTATCTGGGTGGTTTACTGGGGGTAATTATAAGTTATACGGTGATAATTACTATTCCTAAGCTAGGGGTAGCTGTAGCAACTACCGCGATAATTACCGCACAGGTTTTAACAGCTTCTTTTATTGATCACTTTGGCATTTTTGGGCTGGAAGAGATCCCATTTACCTGGATTAAGCTGGTAGGGGTGTTTTTTTTGGCTGCAGGGGTGCGTTTATTGTTGCATAATTGAAAGGGGTTAAATGATGGAATTGATGACCTTAAAAGATCAATTGAGTGATTTTTTGGCTAAAAGTAAAGAAATTTATCGATATCTTAAGGAGTCCTGGCTTATCTCTAAAACTGAATTCGACCGAGCAAAATTGCCCAATAATAAGGTTGATATATATAAAGAACTGGAAGAGGCATATCAGGAATGGGTTGAGGCGAAACAGTATTTTAATAATGTCTCAGAACCACCTGAACTGATTGATCATGCAGCCTATTTAGTTCAGGCTGCTGAAAGAAAGTATATCTTCTATTTAAAAAAAATCAGGGGAAAAGAAGAATCAGGGAATCTATAACTTTTAATTCTTGTGAAACCTTGTACAAAATAAGATACTGTGATATACTAATCTAAACAAAATAAAAAACCTGTTTATATGTTTTATATTTTTCTTCCTGGGTTTGAGGGTTGTCCTGAGAACAGGGGAAGGGGTTTGTTTTGTAAAGTTATCTCTACCTGTTAATTATCTGGTAGGGTTTTTTGTATTTTGTTGAAAAATAAGAGGAGTGATATTTATGCAGGATACACCACAGGCTAATCTGCCTCATATTGCTGTTTTTGGCCGTCGTAATGTTGGGAAATCCAGTTTAATTAATGCCCTTACAAATCAAAAGCTGGCCCTGGTATCTGAAATAGCTGGAACTACTGCTGACCCTGTCTATAAGAAAATGGAGTTGCTCCCACTGGGTCCAGTGGTTATGATTGATACTGCTGGAATTGATGATACAGGAGACTTAGGTGAGCTCAGGGTTGAAAAGACTATGGAGGTTATCCGCAAGACAGATCTGGCCCTACTTGTTATTGAAGCAGACTATGGTATAACTGAATTTGAAAGAAGGCTCTATAGTCATCTACAAGAAAATGAGATTACTATTCTGGTGCTGATTAATAAGACTGATATCTGTCAGGAGGAAATCTCAGGGCTCACTAGGCAAATTAAGGAAGAATGGGATCAGGAGCCTATTACTGTTAGTGCATTACAAAAGAAAGGCATTGATAATCTACGAAATAAGATTGTCCAGAATGCCCCTGAAGATTATGAAGAACCATTTATTATTGGTGATTTAATTAATCCCGGGGATATAGTGATACTGGTTACACCGATTGACCTGTCAGCCCCTAAGGGGAGATTGATTTTACCTCAGGTACAGACAATTAGGGATGTCCTGGATCATGATGGTATTGTAATTGTAAATAAGGAACGGGAACTGAAAATGACTTTAAGTAAGTTGAAAGAAAAACCAAAGATTGTTGTCACAGATTCCCAGGCTTTTATGAAGGTAGATGCTGATGTCCCAGATGATATATTAATGACCAGTTTTTCAATTCTCTTTGCCCGTTATAAAGGTGATCTGGAGATGTTTCTGGAAGGGGCTAGAAAACTAAGAGAACTAAAGGCTGATGACAGGGTCCTTATAGCTGAAGCCTGTACACATCACCGGCAGGCTGATGACATTGGTACAGTAAAGATTCCCCGCTGGCTTAGGTCAAAGGTTGGTAATGGACTAAAGTTTGATCATGTTTCTGGTCGTGAATACCCTAAAAACTTGAATGATTATGATTTGATTTTACATTGTGGTGGGTGTATGTTAAACCGGAGGGAAGTAATTTCTCGACTGAGAGAGGCCCATCAGGCTGGTGTTCCAGTAATAAATTATGGGATGGCGATTGCCCAGTTACATGGTATTCTTGATAGGGCTTTAAAACCCTTTACGGCTATACATTCAATCTGGCTTGATGAGGAACAGGGTTAAATTTTGAGGGGGGAGTGGATTTGTCTTTAAATAAAGGAAAAGATAAGAGAGTTGAATCAGACCTTATTGGTAAAATGGAGTTGTCAGTAGAAGCCTATTACGGGATTAATACCCTGCGGGCAATGGAAAATTTTTCGCTGAGCTCTTTCCGGGTTCATCCAGAGTTAATTAAAGGAATAGCAGCAGTAAAAAAGGCTGCAGCTATTACTAATCAACAACTTGATCTCCTGCCAGCAAAAAAGGCAGAGGCTATAATACAAGCCTGTGAGGAGATTATGGAAGGTGGCTTAAGGGAGGAGTTTAAGCTTGATGCCTATCAAGGTGGGGCAGGAACCTCAACGAATATGATGTTGAATGAGGTTATTGCCAATAGAGCCCTGGAGATTATAGGAGAAAAAAAGGGCTCTTATCAGTTAATTCATCCTAATGATGATGTAAATAAAGGTCAGTCGACCAATGATGTCTATCCTACTGCTTTAAGGATTGCTGTCCTTAAATTGTTGGTACCTTTGACAGATTCTTTTGCTTCTTTACAGGGAGCTTTACAGGAGAAAGAGAAGGAATTTGCTGAGGTAGTAAAATTAGGCCGGACCCAGCTGCAGGATGCCCTTCCGATCACTCTGGGACAGGAATTTGCTGCTTATGCTGAGGCTATTGGCAGGGACCGTTGGCGTTTATATAAGATAGAAGAGAGGTTAAAAAAGACTAATCTTGGGGGGACTGCTATTGGTACAGGATTAAATACCCCTCAGACTTATATCTTTAAAATTTACCAGCAATTACGGCAGGTAACAGGTCTTAGCCTGGCTCAGGCAGAAAATATGATAGATATCACCCAGAATATGGATGTTTTCGTAGAGGTATCAGGGTTGCTTAAGGCGGCTGCTGTAAATCTAAATAAAATTGCCAGTGACCTGCGGCTCCTCTCTTCAGGCCCCAGGGGTGGGATAGCTGAGTTAAGGTTACCAGAGGTTCAGGCCGGGTCATCAATTATGCCTGGCAAGGTAAATCCAGTTATCTGTGAATTGATTAATCAAGTTTCTGTTGAAATTATCTCCAGTGACCAGGCAGTTACCCTGGCAGCAAGGGATGGCCAGCTGGAACTGAATGCTTTTACCCCTTTGATAGCCCATAAGATCTTAAATGCTATGGAAATTATGCAGAAAGGGGTAGACATATTTGTGAGTAAGTGTATAAAAGGAATTGAGGTTGATATCAGTAGGTGCGAGGAATTACTGAAGAACAGTCTGGCCGGGGTTACTGCTCTGGTTCCCTATCTTGGATATGATAAATGCAGTCAACTGGCCCATAAAGTAATAGAATCAGCTCAAAGCCTGACAGAAGTAGTACTTTCTGAAGGGCTTTTAAGCAGGAAAGAATTAGCTAGGATTATGGAGAGGGAATCGATGACCAGACCGGGTATTATTAATATTAAAAATAGTGATTAAGTTCTTCCTGTATTATTTAAAGGATTCCCCTCTGCTTGAGATAGTTAGTTTACCGTGTTTAACACCCTTCAAACCGATAAGGGATTCAGCTGCCTGCTGGACTTTAAGTGGCTCTCCTTCAATGATCATGACTTCCAAGCAAAAATCGTGGCTTAGATGGAGATGAAGGTTTGATTTAAAGATGTGGTGGTAGTTGTGCTGGATATCCAGCATTTTTTTGTTTAAGCCCCGTTGGTGGTGGTTGTATAGTAGTGTCAGGGTTCCAATTACTTTTCCTTCACTGTGCAGCCACTCTTCTTCAACTATTTTGTTTCTGATGAGGTCACGAATGGCCTCTGATCTATTGCTATATGTCCCTTCAATTAGTTTATCAAATTTCTTTAAAAGTTTTTCTTCGATGGAAACACCGGTGCGGATCACTTTAGACATTATAATCACTCCCTAGATAGAACAGCTTATATTAATTATTCTATAAGGGAGGGGTTTATTCCTGCTTTAGTGAATTATCAAAAAATTGTTAAAGTAAATAAAATTTAAAGTTGACAAACAGAGAAAGACATGATATTATATAATTAATGTAACCGGTTACAGTTGTTTTGCCAGGGATTATTGAATTTTAATATTAAAAAATGTTATATTGTTACATTTTAGGAGGTGATGTTGTTGAGTGAGAGAACCAAGAAACTAAGGGATGAATTAATGAACACTATACCAGCAATTTGTTCAGAAAGAGCTAAAATATTTACTGAATCTATGAAAGAAAGTGTTGGCCAGCCTATTGTTAAAAGAAGGGCTGAGGCTTTTAGTAAGGTGTTAAAAGAGATGAGACTTTATGTAAGGAGAGATGAATTAATTGTTGGTAATCAGGCAAGCAAACCTCGTTCGGCGCCTGTTTTTCCTGAATATTCTGTAGAGTGGATCAAGGATGAGTTAAATGGTAATCCATATCATTTTAGTGAAAGGCCATCAGATAAATTTGAGTGTGATAAAAAAACTAGCAATGAATTAATGGAGATAATTGATTACTGGCAGGGCAAAACCTTATTTAAAAATTTAAAGGAACTACTACCAGAAGAGGCGAATAAGGCCTGGGAGATGGGTGCAATTGATGAAACCTGGGTATCAGCAGGGGGGTTAGGCAACATATTGCCTGACTATAGTGTTATACTTAATAATGGTTTAAGCTCATTTATCAGGCAAGCTGAAGAGGTTATTGCTAGTTTGGATCTTAAACAACCAGCTCAAATAAAGAAATATTGGTTTTTAAAGGCGGTAATCACTACTAATAAGGCTGTGATTGATTTTGCCCATCGTTTTGCAAATAAACTTAGACAAATGGCAGTGGATACCAACAATAAACAGCATAAAAAAGAGCTAGAAATTATGGCCAGTAATTGTCTGCGAGTTCCAGAAAAGCCTGCTACATCATTCTGGGAAGCCCTCCAATCTGTCTGTTTTGTCCATTTGGCTATTCAAATTGAGACAAATGGTCATGCAATTTCATTAGGTAGGTTTGACCAATATTTATGGCCTTTTTATAAAAAGGATCTTGAAAATGGAGTTATTAATAAAGATGAAGCACTTGAACTTGTAGAAAACTTCTTTATAAAGACAAATGAGGTAAATAAATTACGTTCCTGGCCTGATACAGAATATTTTCCTGGTTACCATATGGCAGAAAATCTTGCTATAGGGGGTCAAAATGCAAAAGGTGAGGATGCTGTCAATGAACTAACTTATATCATCCTAGCTGCAACAGAGAATTTAAAGTTGCCTAAACCATCTGTTTCCTTAAAGTGGTTTGAAGGAACGTCGAAAGATTTTATGGAAAGAGCCCTAGAAGTTGTACAAAATCATTCTGGTGGACAGCCTGCTTTTTATAATGATTTAGGAGTTATAAGGATGCTAAAAAATATGGGTGTAAAAAATGAGGATTGTTACAACTGGGCACCTGTAGGTTGTATCGAAGCATCAATACCAGGGAAATGGGATTTTGCAGCAAAAGGCTCCTGGTTAAATACTGCTAAAATACTTGAAATAACTTTAAATAATGGGAAAGACCCTAAAACAGGTATCACTCTTTTGCCAGGAGATGGTGACCTAACTACCTTTAATAATATACAGGAGGTTATGAAGGCATTTAAAAAACAATTGCGCTATTATATGAATTTACAGGTTATAACAGAGCATATAAATGATGAGTTACATATGCTACATGATGTTAATGCCTTTAGATCTTCGCTTATACAGGATTGTATTAAAAGGAGTAAATCACTTATTGAAGGGGGTTCAATTTATTCTGCTGATGGTGGGCCAACTGTGGGGGCAATGACAGCAGGGGATTCCTTAGCTGCTATAGAAACAGTAATTTTTAATAAAGCTTGGTTAACAGGTAGCCAGTTACAGCATGCCCTGGAGACTAATTTTACTGATGATACTACGGATCCTACTGGTGAAGAAATAAGACAAATGCTGCTAAATAAAACACCTAAATTCGGAAATGATGATGATAAAGCAGATAGATGGACTGTTTTAATCAATGATTTTATGGGTTCTACTTATCATCATGAATTTAAGAATTCTCGTTATGGCAAAGGACCAATTCCAGGGACATATGCCTTAAGTCAAAGTTCGGTAACAGGTAATGTAGCTTTTGGTAATGCTGTTGGGGCTACACCAGATGGACGGCAAGCTCAAAAACCTCTAAATAATGGGGTATCACCTGCAACAGGGGCAGAGAGAAATGG
This window contains:
- a CDS encoding DMT family transporter, encoding MFGFPLLYLALAALAGLSMALQGSLNAVLGKKTGILEASFIVHFTAVIVLLIFILINLNKINIPQWRKIPWYLYLGGLLGVIISYTVIITIPKLGVAVATTAIITAQVLTASFIDHFGIFGLEEIPFTWIKLVGVFFLAAGVRLLLHN
- the hydF gene encoding [FeFe] hydrogenase H-cluster maturation GTPase HydF, producing the protein MQDTPQANLPHIAVFGRRNVGKSSLINALTNQKLALVSEIAGTTADPVYKKMELLPLGPVVMIDTAGIDDTGDLGELRVEKTMEVIRKTDLALLVIEADYGITEFERRLYSHLQENEITILVLINKTDICQEEISGLTRQIKEEWDQEPITVSALQKKGIDNLRNKIVQNAPEDYEEPFIIGDLINPGDIVILVTPIDLSAPKGRLILPQVQTIRDVLDHDGIVIVNKERELKMTLSKLKEKPKIVVTDSQAFMKVDADVPDDILMTSFSILFARYKGDLEMFLEGARKLRELKADDRVLIAEACTHHRQADDIGTVKIPRWLRSKVGNGLKFDHVSGREYPKNLNDYDLILHCGGCMLNRREVISRLREAHQAGVPVINYGMAIAQLHGILDRALKPFTAIHSIWLDEEQG
- the nikR gene encoding nickel-responsive transcriptional regulator NikR; protein product: MSKVIRTGVSIEEKLLKKFDKLIEGTYSNRSEAIRDLIRNKIVEEEWLHSEGKVIGTLTLLYNHHQRGLNKKMLDIQHNYHHIFKSNLHLHLSHDFCLEVMIIEGEPLKVQQAAESLIGLKGVKHGKLTISSRGESFK
- a CDS encoding glycyl radical protein, whose translation is MSERTKKLRDELMNTIPAICSERAKIFTESMKESVGQPIVKRRAEAFSKVLKEMRLYVRRDELIVGNQASKPRSAPVFPEYSVEWIKDELNGNPYHFSERPSDKFECDKKTSNELMEIIDYWQGKTLFKNLKELLPEEANKAWEMGAIDETWVSAGGLGNILPDYSVILNNGLSSFIRQAEEVIASLDLKQPAQIKKYWFLKAVITTNKAVIDFAHRFANKLRQMAVDTNNKQHKKELEIMASNCLRVPEKPATSFWEALQSVCFVHLAIQIETNGHAISLGRFDQYLWPFYKKDLENGVINKDEALELVENFFIKTNEVNKLRSWPDTEYFPGYHMAENLAIGGQNAKGEDAVNELTYIILAATENLKLPKPSVSLKWFEGTSKDFMERALEVVQNHSGGQPAFYNDLGVIRMLKNMGVKNEDCYNWAPVGCIEASIPGKWDFAAKGSWLNTAKILEITLNNGKDPKTGITLLPGDGDLTTFNNIQEVMKAFKKQLRYYMNLQVITEHINDELHMLHDVNAFRSSLIQDCIKRSKSLIEGGSIYSADGGPTVGAMTAGDSLAAIETVIFNKAWLTGSQLQHALETNFTDDTTDPTGEEIRQMLLNKTPKFGNDDDKADRWTVLINDFMGSTYHHEFKNSRYGKGPIPGTYALSQSSVTGNVAFGNAVGATPDGRQAQKPLNNGVSPATGAERNGLVATINSVSKLPSIWFQKGAIFNVRLSPNILKSKVGKERVTGIIETLFNNNQYHIQFNVIGNETLKDAQEKPEDYRNLMVRVAGYSAFFTPLNKELQDDIIKRMEFSN
- a CDS encoding aspartate ammonia-lyase, with the translated sequence MSLNKGKDKRVESDLIGKMELSVEAYYGINTLRAMENFSLSSFRVHPELIKGIAAVKKAAAITNQQLDLLPAKKAEAIIQACEEIMEGGLREEFKLDAYQGGAGTSTNMMLNEVIANRALEIIGEKKGSYQLIHPNDDVNKGQSTNDVYPTALRIAVLKLLVPLTDSFASLQGALQEKEKEFAEVVKLGRTQLQDALPITLGQEFAAYAEAIGRDRWRLYKIEERLKKTNLGGTAIGTGLNTPQTYIFKIYQQLRQVTGLSLAQAENMIDITQNMDVFVEVSGLLKAAAVNLNKIASDLRLLSSGPRGGIAELRLPEVQAGSSIMPGKVNPVICELINQVSVEIISSDQAVTLAARDGQLELNAFTPLIAHKILNAMEIMQKGVDIFVSKCIKGIEVDISRCEELLKNSLAGVTALVPYLGYDKCSQLAHKVIESAQSLTEVVLSEGLLSRKELARIMERESMTRPGIINIKNSD
- a CDS encoding DUF2508 family protein codes for the protein MELMTLKDQLSDFLAKSKEIYRYLKESWLISKTEFDRAKLPNNKVDIYKELEEAYQEWVEAKQYFNNVSEPPELIDHAAYLVQAAERKYIFYLKKIRGKEESGNL